One Triticum dicoccoides isolate Atlit2015 ecotype Zavitan chromosome 4B, WEW_v2.0, whole genome shotgun sequence genomic window carries:
- the LOC119291416 gene encoding uncharacterized protein LOC119291416, whose translation MRGCEVKATPSAFVAFILDLPMLSLYCPTVQHMLLLHGRLFTRLAHGSTTTQVNGFTDAYVCSFSVCGLSAGPRGWIGKACVFFNYWRFSYSYINTRRDMMQQSFKIRMG comes from the exons ATGAGAGGATGTGAG GTGAAAGCAACACCATCGGCGTTCGTCGCCTTCATCCTTGACCTCCCCATGTTGTCTCTGTACTGCCCAACGGTACAGCATATGCTTCTCCTCCATGGTCGATTGTTCACTAGGCTGGCCCATGGAAGCACCACCACTCAGGTCAACGGTTTCACAGACGCTTATGTTTGTTCATTTAGCGTGTG TGGCCTTAGCGCTGGACCACGAGGTTGGATAGGGAAAGCATGTGTATTCTTTAATTATTGGAGGTTTTCATATTCATATATCAATACAAGGCGGGATATGATGCAG CAGAGTTTTAAAATCAGAATGGGGTAA